From Syngnathus scovelli strain Florida chromosome 14, RoL_Ssco_1.2, whole genome shotgun sequence, one genomic window encodes:
- the ccdc28b gene encoding coiled-coil domain-containing protein 28B, with translation MEDKRKKRSPKVSLPQPPPPPINPRKVSVLPASKSATFSLGLPQPPSPKNRGKYKRSIGVVGQPKEVFAGVVAPPKNTRAHKDKPKAPQPAGPSKVVQSSPLQHSFLTDVSDVREMEGGLLNLLNDFHSGKLQAFGKVCSFEQLEHVREMQEKLARLHFSMDSHVEELSEDQRKCASDHNLEHLLGNLEELSTSIQKLHLAENQDLPKTSAP, from the exons ATGGAGGACAAGCGCAAGAAAAGGAGCCCCAAAGTGTCCCTCCCGCAGCCACCTCCTCCCCCTATCAACCCACGCAAGGTCTCTGTCCTACCTGCCAGCAAAAGTGCCACCTTCTCTCTCGGCCTGCCGCAGCCGCCCTCACCAAAAAACCGAGGGAAGTACAAAAGGTCTATTGGGGTGGTGGGACAACCCAAAGAGGTGTTCGCTGGAGTGGTGGCTCCACCCAAGAATACCAG ggCTCACAAAGACAAGCCCAAGGCCCCCCAGCCTGCAGGGCCCAGTAAAGTAGTGCAGTCGTCCCCCCTGCAGCACTCCTTTCTTACCGATGTGTCCGACGTGCGAGAAATGGAGGGAGGCCTCTTGAACCTCCTCAATGATTTCCACTCAGGAAAGCTGCAGGCTTTTG GTAAGGTGTGCTCCTTCGAGCAACTGGAGCATGTGCGTGAGATGCAGGAGAAACTGGCACGACTTCACTTCAGCATGGACAGCCACGTGGAGGAGCTTTCCGAGGACCAGAGGAAGTGTGCTTCGGACCACAACTTGGAACACCTGCTTGGCAAC CTGGAAGAGCTCAGCACATCCAT ACAAAAGCTCCACTTGGCTGAGAACCAAGACCTGCCCAAGACATCTGCTCCCTGA
- the tmem39b gene encoding transmembrane protein 39B, with translation MAGGRRGANRTTYCRPPLGSEPGSVSNGNHSTSSPVTGVRSRTRSGTGACMSSPPLAAQTVVPLKHCKIPELPGDHNVLFELHLFFCHLIALFVHYVNIYKTVWWYPPSHPPSHTSLNFHLIDYNMLVFIVIILARRLIGAIVKEASQSGKLSFPHSIFLVTARFAVLTLTGWSLCRSLIYLFRTYSVLSLLFLCYPFGMYIPFVRLSCDLRRIGALSPIASIGSKELGGVGRGRDYLTVLKETWKQHTSQLYGVQVLPTHACCLSPDLIRKEVEFLKMDFNCRMKEMLLSSMLSAYYVAFVPVWFVKSTQYVDKRWSCELFILVSVSTSVILMRHILPPRYCDLLHKAAAHLGCWQKVDPSLCSNVLQHMWTEEYMWPQGVLVKHNKNVYKAMGHYNVAVPSDVSHYRFYFFFNKPLRILNILIILEGTMIFYQLYSLICSDKWHQTISLALILFSNYYAFFKLLRDRIVLGKAYSYSNSPSEQKVS, from the exons atGGCAGGTGGAAGGCGAGGGGCCAACCGCACGACTTACTGCAGACCCCCACTTGGCAGTGAACCAGGCTCAGTAAGCAATGGCAACCACTCCACCAGCTCCCCTGTTACCGGGGTTCGATCTCGCACAAG GAGTGGTACGGGAGCTTGCATGTCTAGCCCTCCATTGGCTGCGCAGACTGTCGTGCCCTTGAAACACTGCAAGATCCCTGAGTTGCCTGGCGATCACAATGTCCTGTTTGAGCTCCATCTTTTCTTCTGCCACCTCATTGCCCTCTTTGTCCACTATGTCAACATCTACAAGACTGTGTGGTGGTACCCGCCATCACATCCTCCCTCACACACTTCACTA AACTTCCACCTGATTGATTATAACATGCTCGTGTTCATAGTCATCATTCTGGCTCGGAGGTTAATCGGAGCAATCGTCAAAGAG GCATCACAGAGTGGGAAGCTCTCATTTCCTCATTCCATCTTCTTAGTGACGGCAAGGTTTGCTGTGCTAACGCTAACAGGCTGGAGTCTGTGCCGCTCCCTCATTTATCTCTTCAGAACCTACTCTGTGCTAAGCCTGCTCTTCCTTTGCTACCC ATTCGGGATGTATATTCCATTTGTCCGGTTGAGCTGCGACTTGCGTCGTATAGGTGCCCTCTCCCCCATCGCCAGCATCGGCTCCAAGGAGCTTGGCGGCGTAGGCCGGGGTCGGGACTATCTGACGGTGCTCAAGGAAACCTGGAAGCAGCACACCAGTCAGCTGTACGGCGTCCAGGTTTTGCCAACTCATGCCTgctgcctttctccagactTGATTCGCAAAGAGGTGGAGTTCCTCAAAATGGATTTTAACTGTAGAATGAAGGAGATGCTGCTCAGCTCCATGCTGAGTGCTTACTATGTGGCCTTTGTTCCCGTCTGGTTTGTCAAG AGCACACAATATGTAGACAAACGCTGGTCTTGCGAGCTATTCATCCTGGTGTCTGTCAGCACGTCGGTCATCCTCATGAGACACATTTTGCCACCTCGCTATTGCGACCTgctccacaaagctgcagctcaTCTGGGCTGCTGGCAGAAAGTTGACCCGTCCCTCTGCTCCAATGTCCTCCAGCACAT GTGGACGGAAGAATACATGTGGCCACAGGGGGTCCTGGTCAAACATAATAAGAACGTCTACAAAGCGATGGGACACTACAACGTCGCAGTACCATCAGATGTGTCACATTATCGTTTCTAT TTCTTTTTCAACAAGCCGCTACGAATATTGAACATCCTCATCATCCTGGAAGGCACCATGATTTTTTACCAGCTCTACTCGTTGATATGCTCCGACAAGTGGCATCAGACCATATCGCTGGCACTGATCCTCTTCAGTAACTATTATGCCTTCTTCAAGCTACTGAGAGACCGAATTGTCTTAGGCAAAGCGTACTCCTACTCAAACAGTCCATCAGAGCAGAAAGTCAGTTAA